In one Myxocyprinus asiaticus isolate MX2 ecotype Aquarium Trade chromosome 1, UBuf_Myxa_2, whole genome shotgun sequence genomic region, the following are encoded:
- the LOC127448607 gene encoding netrin-1-like isoform X3 has translation MSRYHSPSFQTLSFLHLFLFTLFPISLLSPLLSQSPLSWTSPHDPCYHLDGRPRHCLSEFINTAYGVPVTMEDLQQGPKMNISTLTDLHNPHNLTCWTAAKGLSGGDWTFTVPLGRRFEITYISLQFCQQVEAVESFSISILKSMDFGRSWRPLQFYSSDCMGTFGLPAQSIALTRHQETEPLCSDPSPLQKHRGSVVLAFSTLDGRPSSPDFDYSPGLQDWVTATDIKIVFHQSMDKMKKQEEKLNEMGRAIRWRVGGERGDTVLRFGETDTRTKTSEIWRSTQEKKKEKITLRNRNKNTVQQSSHNVTRKEMGSQDREGRGRGRSHKKESWKPCQGGTCDWSVNIQKSGSKGQELRRRRNNGGGERSHSKSRKKAPHHFTPSALYTPSKPPLALSDLQVGGRCKCNGHASRCRRDNQGRAVCQCEHHTSGPDCDVCAKFFYDRPWQRATPSQPHPCVPCQCHPMGSVGHWCNQSTGQCLCREGVIGQRCNRCAPGYKQGQSSLRPCIRIQEVAPPTPVYQPQYSIGEECISYCPSSQAKVRMNLETYCLKDYGTSLTLQTVLKVQVRDKEHSGPWWQFSVLVQSVFRMGSSHVKRGLQALWVPDRDLSCGCPALQVGRTFLLIGAQESGRSWVPEEQRLVADRTTMALLWREHWSPKLRGFRGQDTRGKCLQGNNTAQKHSHSNSNEEYTPPHLEKLQSELHAPHKHTHTKHKQHPSTVQSRGSDLAHTHKRGETHMDLHGKGIHRERHLEQEEDRKAENSSFSGRFHPSASPQDTQNFLQDIQGTFSSTSKTGHAYEHEQYHPTLCPTWSPRPLV, from the exons ATGTCCAGATATCACTCCCCTTCTTTCCAGACATTGTCCTTCCTCCACCTCTTCCTCTTCACCCTCTTCCCAATCTCCCTTCtttctcctctcctttctcaGTCTCCTCTCAGCTGGACCTCTCCTCATGACCCCTGCTACCATTTGGATGGCCGTCCACGCCACTGTCTGTCTGAATTCATCAATACTGCCTACGGGGTGCCTGTGACCATGGAAGACCTCCAGCAAGGACCCAAGATGAATATCAGCACCTTAACAGACCTTCATAACCCCCACAATCTTACATGCTGGACAGCTGCCAAAGGCTTGAGTGGTGGGGATTGGACTTTCACAGTTCCCCTGGGAAGACGCTTTGAAATCACTTACATTAGTCTTCAGTTTTGTCAACAGGTGGAGGCAGTGGAGTCTTTCTCCATCTCCATCTTGAAGTCAATGGACTTTGGCCGGAGCTGGCGGCCCCTACAGTTTTATTCCAGTGACTGCATGGGAACATTCGGCCTTCCAGCCCAGTCTATTGCTCTGACAAGGCATCAAGAGACAGAGCCGCTGTGTTCAGATCCCAGTCCTTTGCAGAAGCACCGTGGAAGTGTTGTGCTAGCTTTTTCAACTTTGGATGGACGTCCTTCCTCACCAGATTTTGACTACAGTCCAGGGCTTCAAGACTGGGTTACTGCTACGGACATAAAGATAGTGTTTCACCAATCAATGGATAAAATGAAAAAGCAAGAAGAGAAACTGAATGAGATGGGACGTGCCATAAGATGGAGGGTAGGGGGAGAAAGGGGGGACACAGTTCTTAGGTTTGGGGAGACAGACACAAGAACTAAAACATCTGAAATTTGGCGAAGTactcaagaaaaaaagaaagagaaaatcacTCTGAGAAATCGGAATAAAAACACTGTGCAGCAAAGTAGTCACAATGTTACCCGAAAGGAGATGGGATCTCAAGATAGAGAGGGAAGAGGTAGAGGAAGGAGCCACAAGAAGGAAAGTTGGAAGCCGTGCCAGGGTGGCACATGTGATTGGTCGGTAAATATCCAGAAGTCGGGCTCTAAAGGGCAAGAGTTGAGGAGAAGAAGAAACAATGGAGGGGGGGAGAGGTCTCATTCTAAATCAAGAAAAAAGGCCCCACATCACTTCACCCCTTCTGCCCTTTACACTCCATCAAAACCCCCTCTCGCCCTTTCCGACCTGCAGGTCGGAGGCAGGTGCAAGTGCAATGGCCATGCCTCCCGCTGTCGTCGTGATAACCAGGGACGGGCAGTGTGTCAGTGTGAGCATCACACATCTGGACCGGACTGTGATGTGTGTGCGAAATTTTTTTATGATCGCCCATGGCAACGGGCTACACCCAGCCAACCACACCCGTGCGTCC cttGCCAGTGCCATCCCATGGGTTCAGTGGGCCATTGGTGCAACCAGTCCACAGGGCAGTGTTTGTGTAGAGAAGGGGTCATAGGGCAGAGGTGTAACCGTTGTGCCCCTGGGTACAAACAAGGCCAGTCTTCCCTCCGACCATGCATCC GTATTCAGGAGGTTGCACCACCCACCCCAGTTTATCAGCCCCAGTACAGCATTG GTGAAGAGTGTATTTCTTACTGTCCATCCTCCCAAGCTAAAGTCAGAATGAATTTAGAGACATACTGTCTAAAGGACTATGGTACGTCCTTAACACTACAGACAG TACTGAAAGTGCAGGTGAGAGATAAGGAACATTCAGGTCCCTGGTGGCAGTTTTCTGTGCTGGTCCAGTCAGTTTTTCGCATGGGTTCTTCGCACGTAAAGCGAGGCCTTCAGGCATTATGGGTTCCGGACCGGGACCTGAGTTGTGGCTGCCCTGCACTTCAGGTGGGTCGAACCTTTCTCCTGATTGGTGCGCAGGAAAGCGGGCGGAGCTGGGTCCCTGAGGAGCAGCGATTAGTTGCAGATCGCACTACGATGGCCCTGCTATGGAGGGAACACTGGAGCCCAAAATTAAGAGGCTTCCGTGGGCAGGACACCAGGGGAAAGTGCCTACAGGGAAACAACACTGCACAGAAGCACTCTCACTCAAACTCAAATGAGGAATACACACCCCCACATCTTGAGAAACTGCAGTCTGAGCTGCATGcaccacataaacatacacatacgAAACATAAACAACATCCGTCAACTGTGCAATCCAGAGGATCAGacctcgcacacacacacaaaagaggaGAGACTCACATGGACTTGCATGGAAAAGGCATACACAGAGAAAGACATCTTGAACAAGAGGAGGACCGTAAGGCTGAAAATAGCAGTTTCAGTGGCAGATTCCATCCATCTGCCTCCCCTCAGGATACACAGAATTTTTTGCAGGACATCCAGGGTACTTTCTCAAGCACTTCAAAGACAGGTCATGCATATGAGCATGAGCAGTACCACCCAACATTGTGTCCAACATGGTCACCCCGGCCTCTTGTCTGA
- the LOC127448607 gene encoding netrin-1-like isoform X1: MSRYHSPSFQTLSFLHLFLFTLFPISLLSPLLSQSPLSWTSPHDPCYHLDGRPRHCLSEFINTAYGVPVTMEDLQQGPKMNISTLTDLHNPHNLTCWTAAKGLSGGDWTFTVPLGRRFEITYISLQFCQQVEAVESFSISILKSMDFGRSWRPLQFYSSDCMGTFGLPAQSIALTRHQETEPLCSDPSPLQKHRGSVVLAFSTLDGRPSSPDFDYSPGLQDWVTATDIKIVFHQSMDKMKKQEEKLNEMGRAIRWRVGGERGDTVLRFGETDTRTKTSEIWRSTQEKKKEKITLRNRNKNTVQQSSHNVTRKEMGSQDREGRGRGRSHKKESWKPCQGGTCDWSVNIQKSGSKGQELRRRRNNGGGERSHSKSRKKAPHHFTPSALYTPSKPPLALSDLQVGGRCKCNGHASRCRRDNQGRAVCQCEHHTSGPDCDVCAKFFYDRPWQRATPSQPHPCVPCECNGHSTKCRFSMAVYQQSGRVSGGICLKCRHHTMGRHCQFCQSGYTRDQSKPLSHRKACQPCQCHPMGSVGHWCNQSTGQCLCREGVIGQRCNRCAPGYKQGQSSLRPCIRIQEVAPPTPVYQPQYSIGEECISYCPSSQAKVRMNLETYCLKDYGTSLTLQTVLKVQVRDKEHSGPWWQFSVLVQSVFRMGSSHVKRGLQALWVPDRDLSCGCPALQVGRTFLLIGAQESGRSWVPEEQRLVADRTTMALLWREHWSPKLRGFRGQDTRGKCLQGNNTAQKHSHSNSNEEYTPPHLEKLQSELHAPHKHTHTKHKQHPSTVQSRGSDLAHTHKRGETHMDLHGKGIHRERHLEQEEDRKAENSSFSGRFHPSASPQDTQNFLQDIQGTFSSTSKTGHAYEHEQYHPTLCPTWSPRPLV; the protein is encoded by the exons ATGTCCAGATATCACTCCCCTTCTTTCCAGACATTGTCCTTCCTCCACCTCTTCCTCTTCACCCTCTTCCCAATCTCCCTTCtttctcctctcctttctcaGTCTCCTCTCAGCTGGACCTCTCCTCATGACCCCTGCTACCATTTGGATGGCCGTCCACGCCACTGTCTGTCTGAATTCATCAATACTGCCTACGGGGTGCCTGTGACCATGGAAGACCTCCAGCAAGGACCCAAGATGAATATCAGCACCTTAACAGACCTTCATAACCCCCACAATCTTACATGCTGGACAGCTGCCAAAGGCTTGAGTGGTGGGGATTGGACTTTCACAGTTCCCCTGGGAAGACGCTTTGAAATCACTTACATTAGTCTTCAGTTTTGTCAACAGGTGGAGGCAGTGGAGTCTTTCTCCATCTCCATCTTGAAGTCAATGGACTTTGGCCGGAGCTGGCGGCCCCTACAGTTTTATTCCAGTGACTGCATGGGAACATTCGGCCTTCCAGCCCAGTCTATTGCTCTGACAAGGCATCAAGAGACAGAGCCGCTGTGTTCAGATCCCAGTCCTTTGCAGAAGCACCGTGGAAGTGTTGTGCTAGCTTTTTCAACTTTGGATGGACGTCCTTCCTCACCAGATTTTGACTACAGTCCAGGGCTTCAAGACTGGGTTACTGCTACGGACATAAAGATAGTGTTTCACCAATCAATGGATAAAATGAAAAAGCAAGAAGAGAAACTGAATGAGATGGGACGTGCCATAAGATGGAGGGTAGGGGGAGAAAGGGGGGACACAGTTCTTAGGTTTGGGGAGACAGACACAAGAACTAAAACATCTGAAATTTGGCGAAGTactcaagaaaaaaagaaagagaaaatcacTCTGAGAAATCGGAATAAAAACACTGTGCAGCAAAGTAGTCACAATGTTACCCGAAAGGAGATGGGATCTCAAGATAGAGAGGGAAGAGGTAGAGGAAGGAGCCACAAGAAGGAAAGTTGGAAGCCGTGCCAGGGTGGCACATGTGATTGGTCGGTAAATATCCAGAAGTCGGGCTCTAAAGGGCAAGAGTTGAGGAGAAGAAGAAACAATGGAGGGGGGGAGAGGTCTCATTCTAAATCAAGAAAAAAGGCCCCACATCACTTCACCCCTTCTGCCCTTTACACTCCATCAAAACCCCCTCTCGCCCTTTCCGACCTGCAGGTCGGAGGCAGGTGCAAGTGCAATGGCCATGCCTCCCGCTGTCGTCGTGATAACCAGGGACGGGCAGTGTGTCAGTGTGAGCATCACACATCTGGACCGGACTGTGATGTGTGTGCGAAATTTTTTTATGATCGCCCATGGCAACGGGCTACACCCAGCCAACCACACCCGTGCGTCC cATGTGAATGTAATGGTCACTCTACTAAGTGTAGATTCAGTATGGCTGTGTATCAACAGTCTGGCCGAGTCAGTGGAGGCATTTGTTTGAAGTGCCGGCACCACACCATGGGACGCCACTGCCAGTTCTGCCAAAGCGGATACACACGTGACCAAAGCAAACCACTCAGCCACCGCAAGGCATGCCAAC cttGCCAGTGCCATCCCATGGGTTCAGTGGGCCATTGGTGCAACCAGTCCACAGGGCAGTGTTTGTGTAGAGAAGGGGTCATAGGGCAGAGGTGTAACCGTTGTGCCCCTGGGTACAAACAAGGCCAGTCTTCCCTCCGACCATGCATCC GTATTCAGGAGGTTGCACCACCCACCCCAGTTTATCAGCCCCAGTACAGCATTG GTGAAGAGTGTATTTCTTACTGTCCATCCTCCCAAGCTAAAGTCAGAATGAATTTAGAGACATACTGTCTAAAGGACTATGGTACGTCCTTAACACTACAGACAG TACTGAAAGTGCAGGTGAGAGATAAGGAACATTCAGGTCCCTGGTGGCAGTTTTCTGTGCTGGTCCAGTCAGTTTTTCGCATGGGTTCTTCGCACGTAAAGCGAGGCCTTCAGGCATTATGGGTTCCGGACCGGGACCTGAGTTGTGGCTGCCCTGCACTTCAGGTGGGTCGAACCTTTCTCCTGATTGGTGCGCAGGAAAGCGGGCGGAGCTGGGTCCCTGAGGAGCAGCGATTAGTTGCAGATCGCACTACGATGGCCCTGCTATGGAGGGAACACTGGAGCCCAAAATTAAGAGGCTTCCGTGGGCAGGACACCAGGGGAAAGTGCCTACAGGGAAACAACACTGCACAGAAGCACTCTCACTCAAACTCAAATGAGGAATACACACCCCCACATCTTGAGAAACTGCAGTCTGAGCTGCATGcaccacataaacatacacatacgAAACATAAACAACATCCGTCAACTGTGCAATCCAGAGGATCAGacctcgcacacacacacaaaagaggaGAGACTCACATGGACTTGCATGGAAAAGGCATACACAGAGAAAGACATCTTGAACAAGAGGAGGACCGTAAGGCTGAAAATAGCAGTTTCAGTGGCAGATTCCATCCATCTGCCTCCCCTCAGGATACACAGAATTTTTTGCAGGACATCCAGGGTACTTTCTCAAGCACTTCAAAGACAGGTCATGCATATGAGCATGAGCAGTACCACCCAACATTGTGTCCAACATGGTCACCCCGGCCTCTTGTCTGA
- the LOC127448607 gene encoding netrin-1-like isoform X2, which translates to MSRYHSPSFQTLSFLHLFLFTLFPISLLSPLLSQSPLSWTSPHDPCYHLDGRPRHCLSEFINTAYGVPVTMEDLQQGPKMNISTLTDLHNPHNLTCWTAAKGLSGGDWTFTVPLGRRFEITYISLQFCQQVEAVESFSISILKSMDFGRSWRPLQFYSSDCMGTFGLPAQSIALTRHQETEPLCSDPSPLQKHRGSVVLAFSTLDGRPSSPDFDYSPGLQDWVTATDIKIVFHQSMDKMKKQEEKLNEMGRAIRWRVGGERGDTVLRFGETDTRTKTSEIWRSTQEKKKEKITLRNRNKNTVQQSSHNVTRKEMGSQDREGRGRGRSHKKESWKPCQGGTCDWSVNIQKSGSKGQELRRRRNNGGGERSHSKSRKKAPHHFTPSALYTPSKPPLALSDLQVGGRCKCNGHASRCRRDNQGRAVCQCEHHTSGPDCDVCAKFFYDRPWQRATPSQPHPCVPCECNGHSTKCRFSMAVYQQSGRVSGGICLKCRHHTMGRHCQFCQSGYTRDQSKPLSHRKACQPCQCHPMGSVGHWCNQSTGQCLCREGVIGQRCNRCAPGYKQGQSSLRPCIRIQEVAPPTPVYQPQYSIGEECISYCPSSQAKVRMNLETYCLKDYVLKVQVRDKEHSGPWWQFSVLVQSVFRMGSSHVKRGLQALWVPDRDLSCGCPALQVGRTFLLIGAQESGRSWVPEEQRLVADRTTMALLWREHWSPKLRGFRGQDTRGKCLQGNNTAQKHSHSNSNEEYTPPHLEKLQSELHAPHKHTHTKHKQHPSTVQSRGSDLAHTHKRGETHMDLHGKGIHRERHLEQEEDRKAENSSFSGRFHPSASPQDTQNFLQDIQGTFSSTSKTGHAYEHEQYHPTLCPTWSPRPLV; encoded by the exons ATGTCCAGATATCACTCCCCTTCTTTCCAGACATTGTCCTTCCTCCACCTCTTCCTCTTCACCCTCTTCCCAATCTCCCTTCtttctcctctcctttctcaGTCTCCTCTCAGCTGGACCTCTCCTCATGACCCCTGCTACCATTTGGATGGCCGTCCACGCCACTGTCTGTCTGAATTCATCAATACTGCCTACGGGGTGCCTGTGACCATGGAAGACCTCCAGCAAGGACCCAAGATGAATATCAGCACCTTAACAGACCTTCATAACCCCCACAATCTTACATGCTGGACAGCTGCCAAAGGCTTGAGTGGTGGGGATTGGACTTTCACAGTTCCCCTGGGAAGACGCTTTGAAATCACTTACATTAGTCTTCAGTTTTGTCAACAGGTGGAGGCAGTGGAGTCTTTCTCCATCTCCATCTTGAAGTCAATGGACTTTGGCCGGAGCTGGCGGCCCCTACAGTTTTATTCCAGTGACTGCATGGGAACATTCGGCCTTCCAGCCCAGTCTATTGCTCTGACAAGGCATCAAGAGACAGAGCCGCTGTGTTCAGATCCCAGTCCTTTGCAGAAGCACCGTGGAAGTGTTGTGCTAGCTTTTTCAACTTTGGATGGACGTCCTTCCTCACCAGATTTTGACTACAGTCCAGGGCTTCAAGACTGGGTTACTGCTACGGACATAAAGATAGTGTTTCACCAATCAATGGATAAAATGAAAAAGCAAGAAGAGAAACTGAATGAGATGGGACGTGCCATAAGATGGAGGGTAGGGGGAGAAAGGGGGGACACAGTTCTTAGGTTTGGGGAGACAGACACAAGAACTAAAACATCTGAAATTTGGCGAAGTactcaagaaaaaaagaaagagaaaatcacTCTGAGAAATCGGAATAAAAACACTGTGCAGCAAAGTAGTCACAATGTTACCCGAAAGGAGATGGGATCTCAAGATAGAGAGGGAAGAGGTAGAGGAAGGAGCCACAAGAAGGAAAGTTGGAAGCCGTGCCAGGGTGGCACATGTGATTGGTCGGTAAATATCCAGAAGTCGGGCTCTAAAGGGCAAGAGTTGAGGAGAAGAAGAAACAATGGAGGGGGGGAGAGGTCTCATTCTAAATCAAGAAAAAAGGCCCCACATCACTTCACCCCTTCTGCCCTTTACACTCCATCAAAACCCCCTCTCGCCCTTTCCGACCTGCAGGTCGGAGGCAGGTGCAAGTGCAATGGCCATGCCTCCCGCTGTCGTCGTGATAACCAGGGACGGGCAGTGTGTCAGTGTGAGCATCACACATCTGGACCGGACTGTGATGTGTGTGCGAAATTTTTTTATGATCGCCCATGGCAACGGGCTACACCCAGCCAACCACACCCGTGCGTCC cATGTGAATGTAATGGTCACTCTACTAAGTGTAGATTCAGTATGGCTGTGTATCAACAGTCTGGCCGAGTCAGTGGAGGCATTTGTTTGAAGTGCCGGCACCACACCATGGGACGCCACTGCCAGTTCTGCCAAAGCGGATACACACGTGACCAAAGCAAACCACTCAGCCACCGCAAGGCATGCCAAC cttGCCAGTGCCATCCCATGGGTTCAGTGGGCCATTGGTGCAACCAGTCCACAGGGCAGTGTTTGTGTAGAGAAGGGGTCATAGGGCAGAGGTGTAACCGTTGTGCCCCTGGGTACAAACAAGGCCAGTCTTCCCTCCGACCATGCATCC GTATTCAGGAGGTTGCACCACCCACCCCAGTTTATCAGCCCCAGTACAGCATTG GTGAAGAGTGTATTTCTTACTGTCCATCCTCCCAAGCTAAAGTCAGAATGAATTTAGAGACATACTGTCTAAAGGACTATG TACTGAAAGTGCAGGTGAGAGATAAGGAACATTCAGGTCCCTGGTGGCAGTTTTCTGTGCTGGTCCAGTCAGTTTTTCGCATGGGTTCTTCGCACGTAAAGCGAGGCCTTCAGGCATTATGGGTTCCGGACCGGGACCTGAGTTGTGGCTGCCCTGCACTTCAGGTGGGTCGAACCTTTCTCCTGATTGGTGCGCAGGAAAGCGGGCGGAGCTGGGTCCCTGAGGAGCAGCGATTAGTTGCAGATCGCACTACGATGGCCCTGCTATGGAGGGAACACTGGAGCCCAAAATTAAGAGGCTTCCGTGGGCAGGACACCAGGGGAAAGTGCCTACAGGGAAACAACACTGCACAGAAGCACTCTCACTCAAACTCAAATGAGGAATACACACCCCCACATCTTGAGAAACTGCAGTCTGAGCTGCATGcaccacataaacatacacatacgAAACATAAACAACATCCGTCAACTGTGCAATCCAGAGGATCAGacctcgcacacacacacaaaagaggaGAGACTCACATGGACTTGCATGGAAAAGGCATACACAGAGAAAGACATCTTGAACAAGAGGAGGACCGTAAGGCTGAAAATAGCAGTTTCAGTGGCAGATTCCATCCATCTGCCTCCCCTCAGGATACACAGAATTTTTTGCAGGACATCCAGGGTACTTTCTCAAGCACTTCAAAGACAGGTCATGCATATGAGCATGAGCAGTACCACCCAACATTGTGTCCAACATGGTCACCCCGGCCTCTTGTCTGA